One Eurosta solidaginis isolate ZX-2024a chromosome 5, ASM4086904v1, whole genome shotgun sequence DNA segment encodes these proteins:
- the LOC137254493 gene encoding uncharacterized protein, whose amino-acid sequence MNCQVCEQKVDRSDPGKITCGDCKSIFHCVCVNLTKSDADYMKTNNVKYRCNGCSTARRKSMLVQTLAVDATSKPPSPSISDKLDVNSDSTGTVQEQQQYSNANNTVDMHKKIRKQNNSQMPTPSGQQPCGNSVSNNKTITLQLLYEELVALRSVNTEMLNTLSMLTVETRTLKEKVNNLESKLYWRAQRECGNAVEITGIPQQNCSNAEACVQKIIVDALGVSISPTYIDHCVVKSITNKNDSSRNRDIICVQFSSNKIKKRVMAARKTKARKLTSGLFDHSTNNRIYINHALTRYTRALFTAAYKIKKEKRYKFLWIGKSSFLLKKAQNERVFNIRTFDDLKLVAD is encoded by the coding sequence atGAACTGCCAAGTTTGCGAACAAAAAGTTGACCGCTCGGATCCCGGAAAAATAACCTGTGGCGATTGTAAATCTATTTTCCATTGTGTGTGCGTAAATTTAACAAAATCCGACGCTGATTATATGAAAACTAACAATGTGAAATATAGATGTAATGGATGCAGCACCGCTCGGCGCAAGTCGATGCTTGTACAGACGCTGGCAGTGGACGCTACTTCCAAGCCGCCCTCTCCCTCTATAAGTGATAAGTTGGATGTTAACTCGGACTCAACAGGTACagtgcaagagcaacaacaatatTCAAACGCAAACAATACAGTCGACATGCACAAAAAAATTAGAAAGCAAAATAATTCACAAATGCCTACTCCTTCGGGTCAGCAACCTTGCGGTAATTCAGTTAGCAACAATAAAACAATTACTCTTCAACTATTATATGAAGAGCTTGTAGCTCTGAGAAGTGTAAACACCGAGATGCTTAACACACTAAGTATGCTGACAGTGGAAACTAGAACATTAAAAGAAAAGGTAAATAACTTAGAAAGCAAGTTGTATTGGAGAGCGCAGAGAGAGTGTGGTAATGCTGTAGAAATTACTGGCATTCcacaacaaaactgcagcaatgcAGAAGCTTGCGTGCAAAAAATTATCGTTGATGCTCTGGGAGTCTCAATTTCACCAACTTATATTGATCACTGTGTAGTGAAAAGCATAACAAACAAAAATGACTCATCGCGAAATCGTGATATTATATGCGTGCAGTTCTCTTCTAATAAAATCAAGAAAAGAGTAATGGCAGCTAGAAAAACCAAAGCACGTAAGCTGACTTCGGGCCTCTTCGACCATTCTACAAACAACAGAATATATATAAATCATGCTCTCACACGTTATACTCGAGCTCTGTTTACTGCTGCGTATAAGATAAAGAAAGAGAAACGCTACAAATTCTTATGGATAGGGAAATCTAGTTTTCTGTTAAAAAAAGCTCAAAATGAGAGGGTTTTCAACATCAGAACATTCGATGACTTAAAGTTAGTTGCTGATTAG